One window of Globicephala melas chromosome 5, mGloMel1.2, whole genome shotgun sequence genomic DNA carries:
- the PCGF3 gene encoding polycomb group RING finger protein 3: MLTRKIKLWDINAHITCRLCSGYLIDATTVTECLHTFCRSCLVKYLEENNTCPTCRIVIHQSHPLQYIGHDRTMQDIVYKLVPGLQEAEMRKQREFYHKLGLEVPGDIKGETCSAKQHLDSHRNGETKADDSSNKEAAEEKQEEDGDYHRSDEQVSICLECNSSKLRGLKRKWIRCSAQATVLHLKKFIAKKLNLSSFNELDILCNEEILGKDHTLKFVVVTRWRFKKAPLLLHYRPKMDLL; this comes from the exons ATGTTGACCAGAAAGATTAAACTCTGGGACATAAACGCCCACATCACCTGCCGCCTGTGCAGCGGGTATCTCATCGACGCGACCACGGTGACCGAGTGTCTGCACACGT TCTGCCGGAGCTGCCTGGTGAAGTACCTGGAGGAGAACAACACGTGCCCCACGTGCAGGATCGTCATCCACCAGAGCCACCCCCTGCAGTACATCGG TCATGACAGAACCATGCAAGATATTGTTTACAAATTGGTCCCAGGCCTCCAAGAAG cggaaatgagaaaacagagggaatTCTACCACAAATTAGGCCTGGAAGTGCCTGGAGACATCAAGGGGGAGACCTGTTCTGCGAAACAGCACCTAGATTCCCATCGAAATG GAGAAACCAAAGCGGATGACAGTTCGAACAAAGAAGCGGCAGAAGAGAAGCAGGAGGAGGACGGCGACTACCACAGGAGCGACGAGCAG GTGAGCATCTGTCTGGAATGCAACAGCAGCAAACTGCGGGGCCTGAAACGGAAGTGGATCCGCTGCTCAGCCCAGGCCACAGTCCTGCACCTAAAGAAGTTCATTGCCAAAAAACTCAACCTCTCGTCTTTCAACGAG CTGGACATTTTATGCAACGAGGAGATCCTTGGCAAGGACCACACGCTCAAATTCGTCGTCGTCACGAGGTGGAGATTCAAG AAAGCACCGCTCCTGCTGCACTACAGACCCAAGATGGACCTGCTGTGA